In Sesamum indicum cultivar Zhongzhi No. 13 linkage group LG1, S_indicum_v1.0, whole genome shotgun sequence, the sequence ATTAGAACATTGAGGGTTTGGCTTCATTTCCATTGTCGGAAAGTAGTCTTTGAGGGCATTGTAACCCTAAAATCAGGAAAGCCAATCTCGCTTTTAAAGGTACCAACAAGAATTAGGACAAATATAATAACTCATGGATAAGCAGGCAGGTATCgcattttttccttcaaacaTTTGGATATGACCAGTAAGGGATGTGCTAATATATATTGAGCAGAATATAAAGCACATTGTATGAGAATGTGGCTATGCCAATTTGACCTTTTAATGCTGCTTCATTAACTACTTGTGGAGTTAACTTATGGAGAAGAATCTTCACATATTGCTCAGATGGTAGTTGCACTACAGATCTATAATCTAAGGAAGTAGATAAGACAATTTCTTACAGTAAAAGAATAGTAAGCACTATagattacaaatatttaaaggaAACATTCAACCATTACTGTGCCACATCGACTGAGTGGAGAATGTACATgttgtgtgtgcgtgtgagagagagagagagagagagagagagagagagagagcaagagCGAGAGGGAGGAGCATTCCAAGACTTACCAAATAGGGTGTGACATTTCCAAACTTCAGCAAATATTTAAGAGTGTTTTGAACAAGAAGCCCCGCAACAACACCCTTCAAGTCGAAAGACGTTCAGGAACAAAATAGCAGTGAAACAGAGAGATACAATATGGttgaatgaagaaaaagaaaattaccatGGTAGTTGGCAAAGACGCAGCACAAACCCCTTCACGCTTTAGAGTACGTTCATCAACCCCTGATGCTACGACCTAAGAttgaaaatatcattaatcaacgaattatttgtatttacaCCAGAGGGACCCAATAGACAAGCAGCATTCAGTTCGATCACAAAAACAGAATAATGTTGGCCGATAAACCTCTGGATATTTGGAAGATTTTGATGCACTCAAGTCTCAGTGTAGCATAAAACTATTAGCAGTGAGGCAGGATTAAGTGCTAGAGCTATAAAAACTGACCCAATTAGAAGATCACCTGTACTTATTTACTTTGCAAGGATACTACAATTGTATTTTGAAAGgtaacaattttttaaatagtgaACCCACCAAGGGAGGCGCACATGCAAAACAAGCAGTTTCACCAGGAACCAACAACTGTATATGACCAGAAACAGCATTCTCAGATACACCTGCACAAAATGTCTCAACATCAATTCCATGCATAGATTAGCAAACCAATAACTTTATATAATCTTGTATGTGCAGACCCAACTCAAACGCACAGCCTTTTTATGTGACAAATAGACAAAATAATGAGATCAGCATCAGTAATTCCTTGACTTTCAGAGAAATGGGgtattgaataattaaaatagcCATGGCATTTTACAGGACTTCAAGGGACCTTTCATGAACCAAATGTTGAGGTAGCttcaaactaattaatataggGTAAAGTTCTTAACATAACCAGACAGGGTTAATCTTTATATTGGGAAAATTGAAGCAACTATAACAGTGGTGATTATTTTCATGGAAACAAGGACAGGTATAGTGCCTccttattattttcaaaacgTGGATCTTAAACAGTTATTCTTGTCACAATCTTAATGTTTTACTCAACATTGATGATGAAGCATGCTCCAACTTCTGAACAGTTGGAGATTGGAAAAAGGAAGTGTAATTTCTTCCAATAACCTAATGCTCGGACAAGGACACTGatttataggattaaattaaACCAATTTTTTTGCAGAAATGTAAACTGACAGCAACATTTACTTACCAGACTCCATCCACGTTTGGTTCAACTCATTGCAACCCTgcaaaattaatcatatgtCAAAGAAAGACGGCATGGAAATAGCAGATCTCATCTTCCCAGTTCACTTAGATGCGTCTATATCTAGATCCGACAAGGCATTGAACCAAAAGGATGGTTAATAGACATAAAGCTTTTCTGATAAGAAGATCTTTGCTCCAACCTGATTTACTACCATCCTTGCTTCGTAATTATCTACACAGCTTAAAACAAGATCAACTCCTGTGCCTTCTTTATCTGGACGGAATGATTTATTCTTAAGACTTGACATAAAGATCTCAAAGCCTTGTACTGTTGTGATGTTCAATGTATAGCTCTGAGAAACAAAATCAACTGATGAGtagcaaacaaaaaaaaaacccaaatgCAGTGTGTATATTGGACAAGAGGGGAAGTTGAAAGAGAGTAGTGGTAGCCTAACATTTATCACTGATACTTTACCTCTAGCACAACATCAGGGTTTATGTCTGAGAGAGTTTGGACAGCAGCATCTGTCTTGGTCATGCCAACCTTGAAAGGGAGATAAAATGTCACTACATTATGGTTGTGGGAGGGAGAAAGATGAAGAAGagtcaaataaaaaacatttatGACACCAATTTGGCATTATACTGGTGGAGTTCGGAGAAGTtcgagaaaatattaaattcttttttcttaatcaacacacttttctctttgttttcaaaccaaaaaagGAAAGTTAAGTTTGCTCTATCTCCCACCATGTTCTTCTTAGGATTTTTAGGGGGAATTCCCAAAATCGACAACATGAATGTCATAATACTTTTGAATGACCATTAGATCCACAGTATCATAAGCCAGACCCAACTTGTAGATAACAACATATCTTAACAGTTTGACACAAAGTTAGAAAATATACAACAAAAGCACCTGCTCTGGACGGAAAAAAAGCCTATTCATGTTAGCTAACTCCACTTTATCATAGTCGTACAACAAAAGGCGACCGATGCCACACCTTGTTAGCATTTCAGCTGCAACACTGCCAACGCCACCTATACCCTGTACAGCAAAAGTATTATATGAGAACCAGTGTATATCCTTTACTATCATGAACATGCATATCTGCACGCCTGCACTAGGATATTAACAAATGgcctaaataataatacaattcaTGGATTGAACAAAGACCAAGAAGCTGAAAAGACATGACCCAAACTAACATAATTAGATATGGAAAACAAGTCAGAGCTGCAATAGCAAAGCATTGTAGCAATAAGATACAAGTAATTCTTCTCATTCAAGAAGCATCAGAACAGGGCACAATCCGTATAGAAGCAATCACTAATAAGTATGTGTATGGTGAGACGAACTATAATTAGGCAATAATGTTTAAACAACAGGTATTTCTGAAGAGAAGGTTAAATACAGACAACTATGGCAACTGAAAATTCCCGAATTCTTTCATAGTTGTCCACAATGCCCATCCTTTGAAGTGCCATAAGTCTACTGTAAGGGTTGCTATCAACCACCTCGGCACTCATATCCTGCATTGCAATTTACCAAAATGGCAATATAACAAATGTCAATATCTTGAATCTCGTAAAATTAAGACAGAGATTAGCGAAAACAATGACCTTAATTTTGGAACGCTGTGCATTTCCCAATTTAAGATGCTCAAGACGTGCTTGTATCTGCAAAAACAAATGGCGCATATTAAGAACATGCAAAgtaacatttaatttatacaaatacacCCATAATTGCTGCCATTATCACTATTACGATTTAGGAATTGTTTACTTTAACCTGATAACATCAACTTGTGCCTGTCAGAGAATGAtatcttcaaataaaaatcctAACTTTAGTTTATTCCCACATTTTCTCACCAGTTAGAGCTACTAAAATCCAATTCTTTTGTACCTAAGTACCTTCTTCCTACAAATTTTGTTTGACCAGATAGAGCATAAGAGACAAGAAAGAGAGAACTATAAAGAGGATGCAGGGTAAGCTTGATTTCGAACTTAACTCAAAAGTATATACTTCATCTACAAAAATTGTGTAGCATTTCAACAAATGAATTGGTGAATTTCATTGAGAACCATTGACAAGATAGCATAATCCTGTTgtctaatatatttaaacatcAAGCTAAAAAGGAGCAGCTAACGTTCAAACTCTGCATTAccctttttctccttttatcCAATTTTCCCTGTTTCTTCTCTTCCCTTCGGTATAATCAAGAAGAGAAACTACTTCTTCGCCTTTCTCCAACATCCTCCCCAAAGCCAACGGCTCAAAATTATCATGACACACTATACCCACTACCCTTAATTTGttataagtaaaagaaaatttccaAAACTCAAAATTCTGATGCCAGTTATATTTACCACAAGAGCAGCATTCAAAAACCACCATCACAGATCAAACTAGAAACGAATcacagaaacaagaaaaagcaaTGCAGAAATCACCGCTTACCTTACCAACCGAAATTTGATGGGATGGATCAGGCAAAGAATCCTTGAGACTCTGAAGATCACTCAGCAAACCTTTGAGTTCGGCCTCCATTAATCAGAATTACACCAAATTGCACTCTTCTGATGAATTTAAGCGTTTCTACACAGAATTGGCGTAATCAACTTCTGTTTGGCTTGCTCCGGAAGATGAAAATTTCGTGTTGAATTGGGATCTAGGGATTTGATTTGGGGTTTTTCACTACAAACTATATGGAGTGTGAATAAAATTGGAATGGCTTTTGTTTGGACCGCTCTGCGTTTTCGCTGTCACGTGAGTGAACCGGGGTCCGGTCTGCTACGTATTTTCGGGTGCGGAAGCGAATTAGGCCTTGCCACGTCAAGCTATAACATCTCAAGGTGGGCCATGTACTTGTGCACGGctgtcaaatatatattttggataattacattattctctcataaaatttaatataattacacataattcttttatgatttaagaaattacattaatacctctaatatttattttttcttaataaaatagatttttcattaattaaataaaaattaattttactctcgaataatttaatactaatttatcataaattaaataattttttttataactaaattgaattgttgaattagtatttatttattgactGGAGTttcaaaatgcaatttaatccCTTcctcatatattaaaaaaaaattatcatttgataTTCATTTAGATTATAATTCGATTACtgacatataaatataattattgtgaatttaatgaaattctcgaaaatttaaaataaaatatcgcATGAAATGAATAAGttgggaaaaaattaaataaaaaacatagcaaaatatttaataaaaaatatcttctaaaattagaatataaataaGGAAATACTGAATAATGAGGCATAAAACCccttataatataatttttacttgaattaaATACCACAAATTTTACTTTACTTCATATTGTATAAGTGGACTTGCTCCATAACACcgatcttttattttaaataatatattagtgtttttaatattttgcttttctaattttttttcgtgtcaattttatgtatttttgcaCTAAgccatttataaatattttttcatcaagttattgtaaaaaaaaaattcacatacagtgcacatgtgatatttaagaattatgtgatgtgatattttttatgtatgcACAATATGTGACTTTTTTCCtccagaaaaatcaacaaaaaaaacccTTATATATGATAAAGTGGAAATTTCGTATAGCTGAGAtgataagttgaaaaaaataaataaatatcaaagtataaaaaaggGCATAGTTCAGTCTTTAGAACTAACGATAGTATAATTGACATGGCATATGTAGGGTccgaaaaatatttaaactgtTTGATACATGATTGAAATCAATTGATAAAAAACTCGTTTGAAATTAAtgtgttaaatataataaaccagacttgaaaaattttttgtttggtaaattttagAACTTGGCTCGAGctcaattcttttaatttaataaa encodes:
- the LOC105162200 gene encoding ubiquitin-like modifier-activating enzyme 5; translation: MEAELKGLLSDLQSLKDSLPDPSHQISVGKIQARLEHLKLGNAQRSKIKDMSAEVVDSNPYSRLMALQRMGIVDNYERIREFSVAIVGIGGVGSVAAEMLTRCGIGRLLLYDYDKVELANMNRLFFRPEQVGMTKTDAAVQTLSDINPDVVLESYTLNITTVQGFEIFMSSLKNKSFRPDKEGTGVDLVLSCVDNYEARMVVNQGCNELNQTWMESGVSENAVSGHIQLLVPGETACFACAPPLVVASGVDERTLKREGVCAASLPTTMGVVAGLLVQNTLKYLLKFGNVTPYLGYNALKDYFPTMEMKPNPQCSNAACLERQKEYILAKPARDAAARAKMEAEAFVEPECLHADNEWNISVVDDSDVQDSSASSGALPEGLVHELPSADEFQKPPASAETTATPIDDLEDLRKQLEALNAA